A portion of the Streptomyces coeruleoprunus genome contains these proteins:
- a CDS encoding LysM domain-containing protein, giving the protein MTDPGSRYAEVARRSLLVDTADGQVHAVLPIRFLPPVAGWYHHTVVSGDRLDLLAATYYGRADRFWVIADANPLIDPEELLVPGTRIVIPPDRAG; this is encoded by the coding sequence GTGACCGATCCAGGCAGCCGGTACGCCGAGGTCGCCCGGCGCAGCCTCCTCGTCGACACCGCCGACGGGCAGGTGCATGCCGTCCTTCCCATCCGGTTCCTGCCGCCCGTCGCGGGCTGGTACCACCACACCGTCGTCTCGGGCGACCGCCTCGACCTGCTCGCCGCCACCTATTACGGCCGTGCCGACCGGTTCTGGGTCATCGCCGACGCCAATCCGCTCATCGACCCCGAAGAGCTTCTGGTGCCCGGCACCCGGATCGTCATCCCACCCGACCGGGCCGGGTGA
- a CDS encoding kelch repeat-containing protein, which produces MKADFSRLRVDDASGDEWLQQQGRLWLDSDWNEATLARLRRLELHVRDVVGALGRPDPGTAFRLGDGGNGELTIGGGAGPAGHLYLDGILAANPTRTTYATQPDYPGAPPLPLPSATSSGWQLVGDMGTARAGHGAAPARPGPLAPVARVLVCGGTSAGAVTSTAELFDPVTATWSPTPAMGVARAWHSVTVLPNRRILVAGGLGPAGLALATAELYDPATGTWTATAPLARARFGHTATMLADGRLLVAGGFARTGGSLGPTSGTDALADAEIYTPATGTWTTVASMTRPRGRHTAVRLGRPPLAGAVLVCGGHREGAAEATAELYDPASDQWRSAPDLAGAREGHTMTLLSDGRALVVGGLAAGQALSSCELFDPVAQVWRSAAALASARTGHCAARVVAGQVLVAGGHRGDRPLTSAELYDPGADRWTAGRPLAEARAWHSATVLDDGSILAAGGSSALDPAAGAGGETPAAELLDPVETTVAVAYLEVWRRLVGYLQEDRREVALGGPDTTVQLRTVAQVKVVAVPAAHRPATLDGTHAAAYLPDDGTGRLSTVVSPTAPPQNPCDVPAGGTYTGRENRLYRVEIHDSGEMLGALAPSPVPLTADAPGGSAELAVGELTAPQRAALLVGGWDLVAGPGPTALREAVSVSFVDDTGVVRLTLPTRHNGYTVAGGAALVPRRDVARLAEPAPAGATSLRLVPGEGPSPAETAAGRLARRGWYVRTGESAEPVAVVSYDPETGLATLAGPLRSAYPRDAELVPRARYKWSADNASFATAVTAVLRTDLTTATTTLQVGSLGRDRAGMLRVGDLVEICGDTDELGPGHGLLCRIAADPDPDALTVTLDTAHPLLTPARNAEVRADHVVLRRWDGLGFVGPEDVDLGEGVKVRFSGYDFRASSYWWFTTRARDASVEDLDGVPPHGTRRHRTPLAVLHWRGDPETGITLDRAVDCVPVFDPLTDLQARHVRYDDSRTALGASNVQEAIEALAPKTHPRVRQDGISWRNDRPLPVTTFNQGLTVRFTEPMAPATLTDRTVEIWLHVPDPTEPLVHALRVPCIVTAGPDQVGVRPRTELDPIRVGQWRDRLRLVDGSPDLRAVVVLHGDKILDAAGRRPLDGTVFGRLTRDGYDTVTDLRLPSGDGRAGGRFESWLFLTGPPAPPRVAGVEPAAGASLAAAPPAIHVMFTKDVSRESVTAADRVVVRGPGGVRVSGSVEPFPFTPAADTWSGLTFTPATPGWAGAGTYTLTLSSAIVDSGGLGLDGDGDGTPSDFSASFTFGPPPAPVPVRVTRISPPDGAQLQEFPAVIRVEFDKLVQRNTLTAQSVEVGMAPLEDPVAFTTVDGTITPFGEAAPGMVRGFTFAPADRDSLIIPGLFVVDLHGEGAHVILDVDGMPLDGQSNGRPSRFSSSFEVGEVR; this is translated from the coding sequence ATGAAAGCCGACTTCTCTCGACTGCGTGTCGACGACGCGTCGGGGGACGAGTGGTTGCAGCAGCAGGGGCGGCTCTGGCTCGACTCGGACTGGAACGAGGCCACCCTCGCACGCCTGCGCCGGCTCGAACTCCACGTGCGCGACGTCGTCGGCGCCCTGGGCCGCCCCGACCCCGGTACGGCGTTCCGGCTCGGCGACGGCGGGAACGGCGAGCTCACCATCGGGGGCGGTGCGGGGCCCGCCGGGCACCTGTACCTCGACGGGATCCTGGCCGCGAACCCCACCCGCACCACCTACGCGACGCAGCCGGACTATCCCGGCGCACCGCCGCTGCCCCTGCCGTCCGCGACCAGCAGCGGCTGGCAGCTCGTCGGCGACATGGGCACCGCGCGGGCCGGTCACGGCGCCGCCCCGGCACGGCCGGGCCCGCTCGCCCCGGTGGCCCGCGTCCTGGTGTGCGGGGGCACCTCCGCGGGAGCGGTCACCTCGACGGCCGAGCTGTTCGACCCGGTCACCGCCACCTGGTCGCCGACGCCCGCCATGGGCGTCGCCCGCGCCTGGCACTCCGTCACCGTCCTGCCCAACCGCCGGATCCTGGTGGCCGGAGGGCTCGGTCCTGCCGGGCTCGCGCTCGCGACGGCCGAGCTCTACGACCCCGCCACCGGCACCTGGACGGCGACCGCGCCGCTCGCGCGGGCCCGCTTCGGCCACACCGCCACCATGCTGGCCGACGGCCGCCTGCTGGTCGCGGGCGGCTTCGCCCGTACCGGCGGCTCCCTCGGACCCACGTCCGGCACCGACGCCCTCGCCGACGCCGAGATCTACACGCCCGCCACCGGCACCTGGACCACAGTCGCGAGCATGACGCGGCCACGCGGCAGGCACACCGCGGTGCGGCTGGGCCGACCGCCACTCGCCGGGGCGGTCCTCGTCTGCGGAGGACACCGGGAGGGCGCCGCCGAGGCCACCGCCGAACTCTACGACCCCGCATCCGACCAGTGGCGCTCCGCACCCGACCTCGCCGGAGCGCGCGAGGGCCACACGATGACGCTCCTCTCGGACGGGCGTGCCCTCGTCGTCGGTGGCCTCGCGGCCGGCCAGGCACTGTCCTCGTGCGAGCTGTTCGACCCGGTGGCCCAGGTCTGGCGGTCCGCCGCGGCCCTCGCGTCCGCGCGCACCGGGCACTGCGCCGCCCGCGTCGTGGCCGGCCAGGTCCTCGTCGCCGGCGGGCACCGGGGCGACCGCCCGCTCACCTCGGCGGAGCTCTACGATCCCGGCGCCGACCGGTGGACGGCGGGCCGTCCCCTCGCCGAGGCCCGCGCCTGGCACTCGGCCACCGTGCTCGACGACGGCTCGATCCTGGCCGCCGGCGGATCCAGCGCCCTGGACCCGGCGGCCGGGGCGGGAGGCGAGACCCCGGCGGCCGAACTGCTCGACCCGGTCGAGACCACGGTCGCCGTCGCCTACCTGGAGGTGTGGCGCCGGCTGGTCGGCTACCTCCAGGAGGACCGGCGCGAGGTCGCGCTCGGCGGCCCCGACACCACCGTGCAGCTCCGTACCGTCGCCCAGGTGAAGGTGGTGGCCGTGCCCGCGGCGCACCGGCCCGCCACCCTCGACGGCACGCACGCCGCGGCCTATCTGCCCGACGACGGAACCGGCCGGCTGTCCACTGTCGTCAGCCCCACGGCTCCTCCGCAGAACCCCTGCGACGTGCCCGCCGGCGGCACGTACACCGGCAGGGAGAACCGTCTCTACCGCGTCGAGATCCACGACTCCGGTGAGATGCTCGGCGCGCTGGCGCCCAGCCCGGTCCCGCTCACCGCCGACGCGCCGGGCGGCAGCGCCGAGCTGGCGGTGGGCGAGTTGACCGCGCCCCAGAGGGCCGCTCTCCTGGTCGGCGGCTGGGACCTGGTGGCGGGGCCGGGCCCCACGGCGCTGCGCGAGGCGGTGTCGGTCTCCTTCGTGGACGACACGGGCGTGGTACGGCTCACCCTCCCGACACGCCACAACGGCTACACCGTGGCGGGCGGCGCGGCGCTGGTCCCACGGCGGGACGTGGCCCGGCTGGCCGAGCCCGCCCCCGCCGGGGCGACATCGCTGCGCCTGGTGCCGGGAGAGGGCCCCAGTCCCGCGGAGACCGCGGCGGGGCGACTCGCGCGCCGCGGCTGGTACGTCCGTACGGGAGAGTCGGCCGAGCCCGTCGCAGTCGTGAGTTACGACCCCGAGACCGGTCTGGCCACCCTCGCCGGCCCGCTGCGCTCCGCGTACCCGCGGGACGCCGAGCTGGTGCCGCGGGCCCGTTACAAATGGTCGGCGGACAACGCGAGTTTCGCCACCGCGGTCACAGCCGTGCTGCGCACGGACCTCACCACGGCGACGACCACCCTCCAGGTCGGCAGCCTCGGCCGTGACCGGGCCGGCATGCTGCGCGTGGGGGACCTCGTCGAGATCTGCGGAGACACCGACGAACTCGGTCCGGGGCACGGCTTGCTGTGCCGGATCGCGGCCGACCCCGACCCCGACGCGCTCACCGTCACGCTCGACACCGCCCACCCACTGCTCACCCCGGCGCGCAATGCCGAGGTGCGTGCGGATCATGTCGTGCTGCGCCGCTGGGACGGCCTGGGGTTCGTCGGGCCCGAGGACGTGGACCTCGGCGAGGGGGTGAAGGTCCGCTTCAGCGGTTACGACTTCCGCGCCTCCTCGTACTGGTGGTTCACGACGCGGGCGCGCGACGCGTCCGTGGAAGACCTGGACGGTGTGCCGCCGCACGGCACCCGGCGGCACCGCACGCCCCTCGCGGTCCTCCACTGGAGGGGCGACCCGGAGACCGGGATCACCCTCGACCGCGCCGTGGACTGCGTCCCCGTGTTCGATCCCCTCACCGACCTGCAGGCACGGCACGTCCGGTACGACGACAGCCGCACCGCCCTGGGCGCCTCGAACGTCCAGGAAGCCATCGAGGCGCTCGCCCCGAAAACCCACCCCCGGGTCCGGCAGGACGGCATCAGCTGGCGCAACGACCGGCCGCTGCCCGTCACGACGTTCAACCAGGGCCTCACGGTGCGCTTCACCGAGCCGATGGCGCCCGCCACCCTCACCGACCGCACGGTCGAGATCTGGCTGCACGTGCCCGACCCGACCGAACCCCTCGTCCACGCCCTGCGCGTACCCTGCATCGTGACGGCCGGCCCCGACCAGGTCGGCGTCCGGCCGCGAACCGAGCTGGACCCGATCCGCGTCGGCCAGTGGCGGGACCGGCTGCGGCTCGTGGACGGATCCCCCGACCTGCGCGCCGTCGTCGTCCTGCACGGCGACAAGATCCTCGACGCGGCGGGGCGACGGCCGCTCGACGGGACCGTGTTCGGCCGGCTCACCCGCGACGGGTACGACACGGTGACCGACCTGCGTCTGCCCTCGGGCGACGGCCGCGCCGGCGGAAGGTTCGAAAGCTGGCTGTTCCTGACCGGCCCCCCGGCGCCGCCGCGGGTCGCCGGCGTCGAACCGGCCGCCGGGGCCTCCCTGGCCGCCGCACCGCCGGCGATCCACGTGATGTTCACGAAGGACGTGAGCCGGGAGAGCGTCACGGCCGCCGACCGCGTCGTCGTCCGGGGACCCGGCGGAGTCCGTGTCTCCGGAAGCGTCGAGCCGTTCCCCTTCACCCCGGCCGCCGACACCTGGTCGGGCCTCACCTTCACACCGGCCACCCCGGGATGGGCGGGAGCCGGCACCTACACGCTGACCCTGTCGAGCGCCATCGTGGACTCCGGCGGGCTCGGGCTCGACGGTGACGGCGACGGCACGCCCAGCGACTTCTCCGCGTCTTTCACCTTCGGACCGCCCCCGGCTCCCGTGCCGGTCCGCGTCACCCGGATCTCGCCGCCCGACGGCGCTCAGCTGCAGGAGTTCCCGGCCGTGATCCGGGTGGAGTTCGACAAGCTCGTCCAACGGAACACCCTCACCGCACAGTCGGTGGAGGTGGGCATGGCCCCGCTGGAGGACCCCGTCGCCTTCACGACGGTGGACGGCACCATCACCCCGTTCGGCGAGGCCGCGCCCGGGATGGTGCGGGGATTCACCTTCGCCCCCGCGGACCGCGACTCCCTCATCATCCCCGGCCTGTTCGTCGTCGACCTGCACGGGGAGGGGGCGCACGTGATCCTCGACGTGGACGGAATGCCGCTGGACGGACAGAGCAACGGGCGGCCCAGCCGGTTCTCCTCGTCCTTCGAGGTAGGGGAGGTGCGGTGA
- a CDS encoding glycosyltransferase: MTAPGSLPERAAQRLARAPETAAPTGAGTLLVSCVLVGDDPAATARAMRLFAEQDHEPRELVLVTRDTGGDAPFADDGPHVRVVTVPPDTSAAAARDVGCAAARGELLALWEPDSWYPPWRLRYQADALLRSGLDLSAAASAVVWDPAAGESWAGSAAPWSEPHRLFGATVCLTRRAWAAGPFAARGGFLADEAGCFVLDVPDGPFHVPRGAHLTVLVRPGTHPPEPGQPGFPRGTVERLLGGSAPDWGRLGAIVPSPAPPSGAPARPAAPGVALRGSALPLVTCVMPTFNRRRFIAQALRNLRGQDYPRLELVVVDDGSEPVEDLVADVAHVRYIRLGERATIGRKRDVACESARGEFVIQWDDDDWFGPERVSRQVRDLVRGTADLTGVGVNLMLDVRSMRLWSTREQEAADPRYASIEALAAGTLAYPLDWWRRVGGYPDASLGEDIGLVQRFADAGARIQALSNRGMYVYIRHGRNSWRFDFTPDDGPPGWNRVEGPGPLSAEDLAFYASFAPTGSPAHGR, from the coding sequence GTGACGGCCCCGGGATCCCTGCCGGAGAGGGCGGCCCAACGGCTCGCCCGGGCCCCGGAGACGGCGGCGCCGACCGGGGCGGGCACGCTCCTGGTCTCGTGCGTCCTGGTCGGCGACGACCCCGCCGCGACCGCTCGCGCGATGCGCCTGTTCGCCGAACAGGACCACGAGCCGCGCGAACTGGTGCTCGTCACCCGCGACACCGGCGGCGACGCACCCTTCGCCGATGACGGGCCGCACGTCCGCGTGGTCACCGTGCCCCCGGACACGAGCGCGGCCGCCGCGCGCGACGTCGGCTGCGCGGCCGCGCGCGGGGAGCTGCTGGCCCTGTGGGAACCGGATTCCTGGTATCCGCCCTGGCGGCTGCGCTACCAGGCCGACGCCCTTCTCCGTAGCGGCCTGGACCTGTCGGCGGCCGCCTCTGCCGTGGTGTGGGACCCCGCGGCCGGTGAGAGCTGGGCCGGCAGCGCGGCCCCGTGGTCGGAGCCGCACCGTCTGTTCGGTGCGACCGTCTGCCTCACCCGACGTGCCTGGGCCGCCGGCCCGTTCGCCGCGCGCGGCGGGTTCCTGGCCGACGAGGCGGGCTGCTTCGTCCTGGACGTGCCCGACGGTCCCTTCCACGTCCCGCGCGGGGCCCATCTCACGGTCCTGGTACGCCCGGGAACCCACCCGCCCGAGCCCGGTCAGCCCGGCTTTCCGCGGGGCACCGTGGAGCGCCTGCTCGGTGGCTCCGCGCCCGACTGGGGGCGGCTCGGGGCCATCGTGCCCAGCCCCGCCCCGCCCTCCGGCGCCCCGGCACGGCCGGCCGCCCCCGGGGTCGCGCTGCGCGGGTCGGCGCTGCCCCTCGTGACCTGCGTCATGCCGACGTTCAACCGCCGCCGCTTCATCGCACAGGCGCTGCGCAACCTGAGGGGTCAGGACTACCCGCGGCTCGAACTCGTCGTCGTGGACGACGGGTCCGAACCGGTCGAGGACCTCGTGGCCGACGTGGCGCACGTGCGGTACATCCGACTCGGCGAGCGGGCGACGATCGGGCGCAAACGCGACGTCGCCTGCGAGAGCGCACGGGGCGAGTTCGTCATCCAGTGGGACGACGACGACTGGTTCGGCCCGGAGCGCGTGAGCCGCCAGGTTCGGGACCTCGTGCGCGGAACCGCCGACCTCACCGGCGTAGGAGTCAACCTCATGCTCGACGTGCGGAGCATGCGGCTGTGGTCGACACGCGAGCAGGAGGCGGCCGATCCGCGATACGCGTCCATCGAGGCGCTGGCGGCCGGCACCCTCGCCTACCCGCTGGACTGGTGGCGTCGTGTCGGCGGGTACCCCGACGCCTCGCTCGGCGAGGACATCGGGCTGGTGCAGCGGTTCGCCGACGCCGGGGCGCGGATCCAGGCCCTCAGCAATCGCGGTATGTACGTCTACATCCGCCACGGACGCAATTCGTGGCGCTTCGACTTCACCCCGGACGACGGGCCGCCCGGCTGGAACCGGGTCGAGGGGCCCGGTCCGCTGTCCGCCGAGGACCTCGCCTTCTACGCCTCGTTCGCCCCCACAGGAAGCCCCGCCCATGGCCGTTGA
- a CDS encoding aminoglycoside adenylyltransferase domain-containing protein encodes MRAVRGRPPLIGLLDPPADRYLRACVEVLRRHRGTELIGAYLYGSGVIGTFLPGRSDVDVVAVVAGPLRRDTALALARQVTAVPRPYGVKGMDLAVVSATAAATRSPAPRCEMKLLTFWGEPRTADEEPEGDRRMVMHFACCLDHGIALTGPHPAQVFAPVAREAYLSALRAELAMRWLSPQYRVLNACRDWRYAAESVICSKTEGGRWARDRLPDPWLVDAALQWQTEGAGPVIDVVELEEFLRQMEDRLLAGQAEPPVPVATAPRTWTGAAR; translated from the coding sequence GTGAGGGCCGTGCGCGGCCGTCCGCCGCTCATCGGGCTGCTCGACCCGCCCGCCGACCGGTATCTGCGGGCCTGCGTCGAGGTGCTGCGGCGTCACCGGGGCACCGAACTCATCGGGGCGTACCTGTACGGCTCCGGGGTCATCGGCACCTTCCTCCCGGGCCGCAGCGACGTCGATGTGGTGGCCGTGGTCGCCGGCCCGCTGCGCCGGGACACCGCGCTGGCCCTGGCCCGGCAGGTCACTGCGGTGCCCCGCCCGTACGGCGTCAAGGGGATGGACCTGGCCGTCGTCAGCGCGACCGCCGCGGCCACCCGTTCGCCCGCTCCACGCTGCGAGATGAAACTCCTCACCTTCTGGGGCGAGCCGCGGACCGCGGACGAGGAACCCGAGGGCGACCGGCGGATGGTGATGCACTTCGCCTGCTGCCTCGACCACGGCATCGCCCTGACCGGCCCGCACCCCGCCCAGGTCTTCGCCCCCGTCGCCCGCGAGGCCTATCTGTCCGCGTTGCGGGCCGAGCTCGCCATGCGCTGGCTGTCCCCGCAGTACCGCGTGCTCAACGCCTGCCGTGACTGGCGCTACGCCGCGGAGAGCGTCATCTGCTCGAAGACCGAGGGCGGCCGCTGGGCCCGCGACCGGCTCCCGGACCCCTGGCTGGTGGACGCGGCGCTCCAATGGCAGACGGAGGGCGCGGGTCCTGTGATCGACGTGGTCGAACTGGAGGAATTCCTCCGGCAGATGGAGGACCGCCTCCTCGCCGGCCAGGCGGAGCCGCCGGTACCTGTGGCGACCGCGCCCCGGACGTGGACCGGAGCGGCACGGTGA
- a CDS encoding phage baseplate assembly protein V, giving the protein MEPLEQIVARLVERVEGRYFGKYRGIVTDVDDPRSMGRVRTRVPHLTGDTELGWALPCLPYGGLPGEGFFTVPGVGAGVWVEFEGGNLAYPVWTGAWWGSDEVPLSAGPAQKVLRTAKGHVILLDDEEETLTVTDAHGNTVTMDAAGVVIEDSSGNTVTMDSGGITIGAPTVTIGEKGTDHLVGHRALDTALQALVKVLATHTHAAAGAATSPPVAPLVLSLEAAKSRHEVEL; this is encoded by the coding sequence GTGGAACCGCTGGAGCAGATCGTCGCCCGCCTTGTGGAGCGGGTCGAGGGACGGTACTTCGGCAAGTACCGCGGCATCGTCACCGATGTCGACGACCCCCGCTCCATGGGCCGCGTCCGGACGCGCGTTCCGCATCTCACGGGTGACACGGAACTCGGCTGGGCCCTGCCCTGTCTGCCGTACGGCGGGCTGCCCGGCGAAGGGTTCTTCACCGTCCCCGGCGTCGGCGCGGGCGTCTGGGTGGAGTTCGAGGGCGGCAACCTCGCCTATCCGGTGTGGACCGGCGCCTGGTGGGGCAGCGACGAGGTGCCCCTGTCCGCGGGCCCCGCGCAGAAGGTCCTGCGCACGGCCAAGGGGCATGTGATCCTCCTGGACGACGAGGAGGAGACGCTCACCGTCACCGACGCCCACGGCAATACCGTCACCATGGACGCCGCCGGCGTCGTCATCGAGGACTCCAGCGGCAACACGGTCACCATGGACTCCGGCGGTATCACGATCGGCGCCCCCACGGTCACCATCGGCGAGAAGGGCACCGACCACCTGGTCGGCCACCGGGCCCTGGACACCGCCCTCCAGGCGCTGGTCAAGGTCCTCGCCACGCACACCCACGCCGCGGCGGGCGCGGCGACCTCGCCGCCCGTGGCTCCCCTCGTGCTCAGCCTCGAGGCCGCCAAGTCCCGGCACGAGGTGGAGCTGTAG
- a CDS encoding glycoside hydrolase family 6 protein, with the protein MRRRLRTLAAALLALPLALAAAPSAHAADPTTMTSGFYVDPNSSAKRWVAANPGDGRAPAINASIANTPMARWFGSWSGTIGTATGAYVGAADHVDKLPILVAYNIYNRDYCGGHSAGGAASPSAYANWIAQFAGGIAGRPAVVILEPDSLGDYGCMTQAQIDEREGMLTNALAQFNRQAPNTWVYMDAGNPGWVSPATMARRLHEAGLPQAHGFSLNVSNYFTTAENTAFGNAVNSELSARYGYTKPFVVDTSRNGNGSNGQWCNPGGRRIGTPTRTGGGAEMLLWIKTPGESDGNCGVGTGSTAGQFLPEVAYKMIYGY; encoded by the coding sequence ATGCGCCGCAGACTCCGTACCCTGGCGGCAGCGCTCCTCGCCCTGCCGCTGGCGCTCGCCGCCGCACCGTCCGCGCACGCGGCCGACCCCACCACCATGACCAGCGGGTTCTATGTGGACCCCAACTCCAGCGCCAAGAGGTGGGTGGCCGCCAACCCCGGCGACGGCCGGGCCCCCGCGATCAACGCCTCCATCGCCAACACCCCAATGGCCCGCTGGTTCGGCTCGTGGAGCGGCACCATAGGCACCGCCACGGGTGCGTACGTGGGAGCGGCGGACCACGTCGACAAGCTGCCCATCCTCGTCGCCTACAACATCTACAACCGCGACTACTGCGGCGGGCACTCCGCCGGCGGCGCCGCATCGCCGTCCGCCTACGCCAACTGGATCGCCCAGTTCGCCGGCGGGATCGCGGGCCGGCCGGCCGTCGTCATCCTCGAACCGGACTCCCTCGGGGACTACGGCTGCATGACCCAGGCGCAGATCGACGAACGCGAGGGCATGCTCACCAACGCCCTCGCCCAGTTCAACCGCCAGGCCCCCAACACCTGGGTGTACATGGACGCCGGCAACCCGGGCTGGGTCAGTCCGGCGACCATGGCCCGGCGCCTCCACGAAGCCGGCCTCCCTCAGGCCCACGGCTTCTCGCTCAACGTCTCCAACTACTTCACGACCGCCGAGAACACCGCCTTCGGCAACGCCGTCAACAGCGAGCTCAGTGCCCGCTACGGCTACACCAAGCCGTTCGTCGTGGACACCAGCCGCAACGGCAACGGCTCCAACGGCCAGTGGTGCAACCCCGGGGGCCGCCGCATCGGCACCCCGACCCGGACGGGCGGAGGCGCCGAGATGCTGCTGTGGATCAAGACCCCGGGTGAATCCGACGGCAACTGCGGCGTCGGAACCGGCTCCACGGCCGGACAGTTTCTTCCCGAGGTCGCCTACAAGATGATCTACGGCTACTGA
- a CDS encoding GPW/gp25 family protein, producing MADTPERHLALPFDVGLTGGLRTCGPEDHLRNLVLQVLFTEPGERINRPDFGCGIRRLVFSGGNEILRTTTQFLITQNLDHWLGDRLRVEQVDVRAEPGAEEVLHVTIVYVAKQTGTRQSLSVTTGAGGGIVSLEAGP from the coding sequence ATGGCGGACACACCCGAGCGTCACCTCGCCCTCCCGTTCGACGTGGGCCTCACCGGCGGCCTGCGCACCTGCGGCCCCGAGGACCATCTGCGCAACCTGGTCCTCCAGGTCCTGTTCACCGAGCCCGGCGAGCGGATCAACCGGCCCGACTTCGGCTGCGGCATCCGGCGCCTGGTCTTCTCCGGCGGCAACGAGATCCTGCGCACCACCACGCAGTTCCTCATCACCCAGAACCTGGACCACTGGCTCGGCGACCGCCTGAGAGTCGAGCAGGTCGACGTCCGGGCCGAGCCGGGCGCCGAAGAGGTGCTGCACGTCACGATCGTGTACGTCGCGAAACAGACCGGCACCCGGCAGTCCCTGAGCGTGACCACAGGTGCCGGCGGAGGGATCGTGTCCCTGGAGGCAGGACCATGA